Proteins encoded within one genomic window of Halodesulfurarchaeum formicicum:
- a CDS encoding PrsW family intramembrane metalloprotease — MGRKDAEDPIQWAADEDRDLQEIATWEPRTTLDGLATVVHRLLLSGGRAAIIGLALAIVAGQFAITVAVTLEDPILAVYFALSIVPALGLVVLIWRSDVVAFEPIETLSVTFLLGFLFAGFAAVFNSSFRGLFVGFGAIGMVFYFLLVVGPIEETVKLLAVRLHAYRSENFDAVIDGAIYGAVAGLGFAAIENVLYITQGYMQVAATGAGGLFAPTAQTAAVRSFAGPGHVIYSAFAGYYLGLAKFNPAHRGPLVIKGLLVATGIHATYNILVSNLEGVLNLVPILGGLPPTLGFVAFVIAYDGLFFAILYGKLSRYRRTFESVGAGAFYDRSP, encoded by the coding sequence ATGGGCCGGAAGGACGCCGAGGACCCCATCCAGTGGGCGGCCGACGAGGACCGGGACCTCCAGGAGATCGCGACCTGGGAGCCACGGACGACACTCGACGGCCTTGCAACGGTGGTGCACCGGTTGCTCCTGTCCGGCGGGCGGGCGGCCATCATCGGGCTCGCACTCGCGATCGTCGCCGGGCAGTTCGCCATCACGGTCGCGGTGACCCTCGAAGATCCGATCCTCGCGGTCTACTTCGCGCTCTCGATCGTGCCGGCGCTGGGACTGGTCGTCCTCATCTGGCGTTCGGACGTGGTGGCCTTCGAACCGATCGAAACCCTCTCGGTGACCTTCCTCCTGGGCTTTCTGTTCGCCGGGTTCGCGGCCGTGTTCAACTCCAGTTTCCGGGGGCTGTTCGTCGGCTTTGGGGCCATCGGGATGGTGTTTTACTTCCTGCTCGTGGTCGGACCGATCGAGGAGACCGTCAAGCTACTCGCAGTTCGACTCCACGCCTACCGAAGCGAAAACTTCGATGCGGTCATCGACGGCGCGATCTACGGCGCGGTCGCTGGCCTCGGGTTTGCGGCCATCGAGAACGTCCTCTACATCACCCAGGGCTACATGCAAGTGGCTGCAACCGGGGCCGGCGGGCTATTCGCGCCGACTGCCCAGACTGCCGCGGTACGGAGTTTCGCCGGGCCAGGCCACGTGATCTACTCGGCTTTTGCGGGGTACTACCTCGGCCTGGCGAAGTTCAACCCGGCCCACCGCGGCCCGCTCGTGATCAAGGGACTGCTCGTGGCGACGGGCATCCACGCGACGTACAACATCCTGGTGTCGAACCTGGAAGGAGTGCTAAATCTGGTCCCGATTCTCGGTGGCCTCCCGCCCACGCTCGGGTTCGTGGCCTTCGTCATCGCCTACGACGGACTCTTCTTTGCGATCCTCTACGGGAAACTGAGCCGGTATCGCCGGACCTTCGAGTCGGTCGGCGCGGGGGCCTTTTACGACAGGTCGCCCTGA
- a CDS encoding riboflavin synthase — protein sequence MFTGIVTGTGTVTDVTSDADGRRLTIEAEGFGPFEHGESIAVNGVCLTVEEYGSDWFSVFTASETLDKTTFEQVSTGWTVNLERPLAADGRFDGHVVQGHVDTTTTVEEIEQVGEDWTFTFAQPAGYEGYIASKGSVTIDGVSLTVADIDDTAGTFDIAIIPTTYAETRFGEYAVGDRVNLEVDVIAKYVKRLASQGDLS from the coding sequence ATGTTTACCGGGATCGTCACGGGGACCGGCACGGTCACCGACGTGACCTCAGATGCGGACGGCCGGCGGCTCACCATCGAGGCCGAGGGTTTTGGCCCCTTCGAGCACGGCGAGAGCATCGCGGTCAACGGCGTCTGTCTCACCGTCGAGGAGTACGGTTCGGACTGGTTTTCGGTCTTCACGGCGAGTGAAACCCTGGACAAGACGACCTTCGAGCAGGTCAGCACGGGCTGGACGGTCAACCTCGAACGGCCGCTCGCCGCGGACGGCCGGTTCGACGGCCACGTCGTGCAGGGCCACGTGGACACCACCACGACCGTCGAGGAAATCGAGCAGGTCGGGGAGGACTGGACGTTTACCTTCGCCCAGCCGGCCGGCTACGAGGGCTACATCGCCTCGAAGGGCTCTGTCACCATCGATGGCGTGAGCCTCACGGTCGCGGACATCGACGACACGGCGGGGACCTTCGACATCGCGATCATTCCGACAACCTACGCGGAGACTCGCTTTGGCGAGTACGCCGTCGGAGATCGGGTCAACCTGGAGGTCGACGTGATCGCGAAGTACGTAAAGCGGCTCGCGAGTCAGGGCGACCTGTCGTAA
- a CDS encoding UvrD-helicase domain-containing protein, with amino-acid sequence MTDTEPVVTRLFGGPGSGKTTALLDRVEDLLDRDGVTMRDVLVVSYTRAAAAEVRERLAERLDKNPRALKGNVSTMHAKAYDLLNLSRGDVVGESEKEEFCEEYGIPYEDEYASGSRRTARSTTLGNKIIATSQWLQRTQRDVADWYDIPFQWNDEEVRLPPDIDPNAQVGNKYTPTWPSSDDRVDIPEAIRAWRAYKGEHGLVGFADMLERVAERSLLPNVDHLVIDEFQDITQLQYAVYDEWKPHMDTVFIAGDDDQVVYAWQGADPKLLLEEEGEDVILENSYRLPSNVLEVVQQEIEHIDERQEKDLNPRTEGGSVEAVESPSVLDLVRNVRRTVETGEDETVMVLFRARYQLFDFVEEFIDEGIPFRALTDQRLWTDRLTDYVRAIEALDRDEPVDGLQARRLVDMLQASAFGTGDRNDMRDELDEREEAADVEDIRKLEIEPDVVRDYAPFVPAPAAAADMLRKVTRYQRQSIDAYFRGDYGGADPNQVRVGTIHSAKGREADHVFVATDLTEKVVEQMAASVGDDLPEGLEFPKRGGTVPYLTDNERRVFYVGMSRARNRLVLLQNLIDGAPTLPIDVLLHGEPTGETLADSVEAKSQVSLIQ; translated from the coding sequence ATGACCGACACGGAGCCGGTGGTCACCCGTCTCTTCGGGGGCCCCGGGAGCGGCAAGACGACGGCACTCCTCGATCGCGTCGAGGACTTACTCGACCGGGACGGCGTGACGATGCGGGACGTTCTGGTCGTCTCGTACACGCGAGCGGCCGCCGCGGAGGTTCGCGAGCGGCTGGCCGAACGTCTCGACAAGAATCCTCGGGCGTTGAAGGGCAACGTCTCGACGATGCACGCGAAAGCCTATGACCTCCTCAACCTCTCGCGAGGGGACGTCGTGGGCGAATCCGAGAAGGAGGAGTTCTGTGAGGAGTATGGCATTCCCTACGAGGACGAGTACGCCTCGGGCTCCCGGCGGACGGCCCGCTCGACCACGCTTGGCAACAAGATCATCGCGACCAGCCAGTGGCTCCAGCGAACTCAGCGGGACGTTGCCGACTGGTATGACATTCCCTTCCAGTGGAACGACGAGGAGGTTCGTCTCCCGCCCGACATCGACCCCAACGCGCAGGTCGGCAACAAGTACACTCCGACCTGGCCCAGTTCCGATGACCGCGTAGACATCCCGGAAGCGATCCGTGCCTGGCGGGCCTACAAGGGCGAGCACGGCCTGGTCGGCTTCGCCGACATGCTCGAACGGGTCGCCGAGCGCTCGCTTTTGCCCAACGTGGACCACCTGGTGATCGACGAATTTCAGGACATCACCCAGCTCCAGTATGCGGTTTATGACGAGTGGAAACCCCACATGGACACCGTCTTCATCGCCGGCGACGACGACCAGGTCGTCTACGCCTGGCAGGGCGCGGACCCGAAACTCCTCCTCGAAGAGGAGGGCGAGGACGTCATTCTGGAGAACTCCTACCGGCTTCCCTCGAACGTGCTGGAAGTCGTGCAACAGGAGATCGAACACATCGACGAGCGCCAGGAGAAGGACCTGAACCCCCGGACCGAGGGCGGCTCGGTCGAGGCCGTGGAGAGTCCCTCCGTGCTCGATCTGGTTCGGAACGTTCGCCGCACGGTCGAGACGGGCGAGGACGAGACGGTGATGGTCCTCTTCCGGGCCCGCTACCAGCTCTTTGACTTCGTCGAGGAGTTTATCGACGAGGGCATCCCCTTCCGGGCGCTCACCGACCAGCGGCTCTGGACCGACCGACTCACCGACTACGTCCGGGCCATCGAGGCCCTGGACCGCGACGAACCTGTCGATGGCCTGCAGGCTCGCCGACTGGTGGATATGCTGCAGGCCTCGGCGTTTGGCACCGGCGACCGCAACGACATGCGTGACGAACTCGACGAGCGTGAGGAGGCCGCCGATGTCGAGGACATCCGGAAATTAGAGATCGAACCGGACGTGGTGCGAGACTACGCGCCCTTCGTTCCGGCCCCGGCCGCCGCGGCGGACATGCTGCGGAAAGTCACCCGCTATCAGCGTCAGTCCATCGACGCGTACTTCCGCGGCGATTACGGTGGGGCCGACCCCAACCAGGTCCGGGTCGGCACGATTCACAGCGCCAAGGGCCGCGAGGCCGATCACGTCTTCGTGGCGACCGACCTCACCGAGAAAGTCGTCGAACAGATGGCCGCCTCTGTCGGCGATGACCTCCCGGAGGGCCTGGAATTCCCCAAGCGTGGCGGCACCGTCCCGTATCTCACGGACAACGAGCGCCGGGTGTTCTACGTCGGGATGAGTCGGGCCCGAAACCGACTGGTCCTCCTTCAGAACCTGATCGACGGGGCCCCGACCCTCCCGATCGACGTCCTGCTCCACGGCGAGCCAACGGGCGAAACCCTGGCGGACTCAGTCGAGGCCAAGAGCCAGGTCTCGCTGATCCAGTAG
- a CDS encoding DUF7563 family protein, protein MPECQNCGSFVTEAYVRVFTPDGVAQPRVCPNCEDKIRDGAEVREARSTRRS, encoded by the coding sequence ATGCCGGAGTGCCAAAACTGTGGATCCTTCGTAACCGAGGCGTACGTCCGGGTGTTCACCCCTGACGGAGTGGCGCAACCACGTGTCTGCCCGAACTGCGAGGACAAGATACGGGACGGCGCGGAGGTGCGTGAGGCCCGCTCGACCCGCAGATCGTGA
- a CDS encoding HVO_0416 family zinc finger protein, with the protein MSSAEAPDDGLIDQFLESRGHDTASWDQNYNKKQCPKCGGLHEVAATQCSVCGWAP; encoded by the coding sequence ATGTCGAGTGCAGAGGCTCCCGACGACGGTCTCATCGACCAGTTCCTCGAATCCAGAGGTCACGACACGGCATCGTGGGACCAGAACTATAACAAAAAGCAGTGCCCGAAATGTGGGGGCCTCCATGAGGTAGCGGCGACACAGTGCTCGGTCTGTGGCTGGGCACCGTAG
- a CDS encoding PINc/VapC family ATPase, with protein sequence MEIVPDTSVIIDGRVSERVRAGTYAGATIVVPEAVVGELEYQANAGRDTGWDGLEELQTLIELEADGEIEVEYVGERAEKSEIERAAAGAIDALIRDVAQERGATLFTSDIVQAEVAEAKGIDAEYVEPKGRDTESLQIESFFDEETMSVHLKAGTRPMAKRGAIGEMHYEIIDETVSTEDDLKEWSHDIEETARASPDGFIEIDEVGMKIVQFRDYRIALARPPFADGWEITAVRPIAKTDLADYDHAEELRSRLLERQRGVLVAGSPGAGKSTFAQAVAEFLVENDNAVKTMERPRDLQVGPEITQYTALDGDMAATADSLLMVRPDYTIYDEVRKTEDFEVFADMRLAGVGMIGVVHATRAIDALQRLVGRVELGMIPQVVDTVVFIEAGAVETVYDVTTEVKVPSGLMEEDLARPVIVIRDFETGTPAYEIYTFNRQVVTVPLDGAEASKSGVDQLAEGEIEREIRAAAEGPVEVDVQSPNSAIVYVDTNDISHVIGRDGKRIREIENRLGIDIDVRTFEDQPSTESESKTQGEIVTPEITTQHIIVPVEERGSGETVEVQANGEYLFTATVGRGGEIQVSRGSAIAEELERAIDREEMITVQ encoded by the coding sequence ATGGAAATCGTCCCGGACACGAGTGTCATCATCGACGGCCGGGTTTCGGAGCGGGTGCGAGCCGGCACGTACGCCGGGGCGACGATCGTCGTCCCCGAGGCGGTCGTCGGCGAACTCGAATATCAGGCCAACGCCGGCCGGGACACCGGCTGGGACGGCCTCGAAGAGCTCCAGACCCTGATCGAACTCGAAGCGGACGGCGAGATCGAGGTCGAGTACGTCGGCGAGCGGGCCGAGAAAAGCGAGATCGAGCGGGCCGCCGCGGGCGCGATAGACGCCCTGATTCGTGACGTCGCCCAGGAGCGGGGCGCGACCCTGTTCACCTCCGACATCGTCCAGGCCGAGGTCGCCGAGGCCAAAGGCATCGACGCGGAGTACGTCGAGCCGAAGGGCCGGGACACCGAGTCCCTGCAGATCGAGTCCTTCTTCGACGAGGAGACGATGTCGGTCCACCTCAAGGCCGGCACGCGACCGATGGCCAAACGCGGGGCCATCGGCGAGATGCACTACGAGATCATCGACGAGACCGTCTCGACCGAGGACGACCTCAAGGAGTGGAGCCACGACATCGAGGAGACCGCCCGCGCGAGCCCCGACGGATTCATCGAGATCGACGAGGTGGGGATGAAGATCGTCCAGTTCCGGGACTACCGGATCGCCCTCGCCCGCCCGCCCTTTGCGGATGGCTGGGAGATCACCGCGGTCCGACCGATCGCGAAGACCGATCTCGCCGACTACGATCACGCCGAGGAGCTTCGATCGCGACTGCTGGAACGCCAGCGGGGCGTACTCGTCGCCGGCTCGCCCGGGGCCGGAAAGTCGACCTTCGCCCAGGCGGTCGCGGAGTTCCTCGTCGAGAACGACAACGCCGTCAAGACCATGGAGCGACCCCGCGACCTCCAGGTTGGCCCCGAGATCACCCAGTACACGGCCCTCGATGGCGATATGGCCGCGACGGCGGACTCCCTGTTGATGGTGCGGCCGGATTACACCATCTACGACGAGGTGCGCAAGACCGAGGACTTCGAGGTCTTTGCCGACATGCGACTGGCGGGCGTGGGCATGATCGGCGTCGTCCACGCCACGCGGGCCATCGACGCCCTCCAGCGGCTGGTCGGCCGGGTCGAACTCGGGATGATCCCGCAGGTCGTCGACACGGTCGTCTTCATCGAGGCCGGGGCGGTCGAAACGGTCTATGACGTGACGACCGAGGTCAAGGTCCCGTCGGGGCTGATGGAGGAGGACCTCGCCAGGCCGGTCATCGTCATCCGGGACTTCGAGACCGGGACGCCGGCCTACGAGATCTACACCTTCAACCGGCAGGTCGTCACCGTCCCGCTTGATGGCGCTGAGGCGTCGAAATCGGGCGTGGATCAGCTGGCCGAGGGCGAGATCGAACGGGAGATCCGCGCGGCCGCCGAGGGCCCGGTCGAGGTCGACGTACAGAGCCCGAACTCGGCGATCGTCTACGTCGATACGAACGACATCTCACACGTCATCGGCCGGGACGGAAAGCGCATTCGGGAGATCGAGAACCGCCTGGGGATCGACATCGACGTGCGAACCTTCGAGGACCAGCCGAGTACCGAATCCGAATCGAAAACTCAGGGCGAGATCGTTACCCCGGAGATCACCACCCAGCACATCATCGTGCCGGTGGAGGAGCGCGGGTCCGGGGAGACGGTGGAGGTTCAGGCCAACGGCGAATATCTCTTCACGGCGACAGTCGGGCGTGGCGGCGAGATTCAGGTCTCCCGGGGGAGTGCCATCGCGGAGGAACTCGAACGGGCGATCGATCGGGAAGAGATGATCACCGTGCAGTGA
- a CDS encoding ArsR family transcriptional regulator, whose amino-acid sequence MTDQPCLDELPPSAKLVYKVLEYDGPLTQKRIVEESMLSARTVRYALDRLDDCQQIEEQVYFQDARQSLYQLRSPAERTEESSAEAELA is encoded by the coding sequence ATGACAGACCAACCCTGCCTCGACGAACTGCCCCCCAGTGCCAAGCTGGTCTACAAGGTCCTGGAGTACGACGGCCCGCTGACCCAGAAGCGCATCGTCGAGGAATCGATGCTTTCGGCCCGGACGGTCCGGTACGCGCTCGACCGCCTCGATGACTGCCAGCAGATCGAGGAGCAGGTGTACTTCCAGGACGCCAGACAGAGCCTCTATCAGTTGCGATCCCCGGCCGAACGGACCGAGGAGTCCAGTGCCGAGGCCGAACTGGCCTGA
- a CDS encoding EMC6-like membrane protein, giving the protein MSTENAGMTGHLRSVVITTETALGGVLAGVASAALATSATDQLGLAIMVGALIANIGVLRLLGIDVSEFGAKDHLFNAFMTFSLWFVTWGVFLTTGVTL; this is encoded by the coding sequence ATGAGTACCGAGAATGCGGGGATGACCGGCCACCTCCGGTCGGTCGTCATCACGACCGAGACCGCACTCGGCGGGGTCCTCGCCGGCGTGGCATCGGCGGCCCTCGCGACGAGTGCGACCGATCAGCTCGGCCTGGCGATCATGGTGGGGGCGCTGATCGCCAACATCGGCGTGTTGCGGCTGCTCGGCATCGACGTGAGCGAGTTCGGCGCGAAAGACCACCTGTTCAACGCCTTCATGACCTTCTCGCTGTGGTTCGTGACCTGGGGGGTCTTCCTGACGACCGGCGTCACACTCTAG
- a CDS encoding ribosome biogenesis/translation initiation ATPase RLI yields MASDSIATVDLERCQPDRCNYECIDYCPPNRTGKDCILARSERYDEDEPFDGEPDQVWISEEICLGETCGICVQKCPFDAIEILNLPQELDEEPTHRYGDNAFALYGLPMPESGTVTGLLGPNGIGKSTAVKALAGEITPNLGRIGDPPDWEAVIDEYRGTALQDYLVAVRDGDVTVSRKPQYIDRIPDQFSGTARELLAATDERGELESIADRLSVTPVLDQAVESLSGGELQRVAIAAALLRDADFYFLDEITPYLDITQRIAVARLVRELAEEEDRAVLVVEHDLAVLDLLADNLHVAYGEPSVFGVITPPKPVRNGINEYLDGYLENENMRVRPEAIEFESHAPRPVSNADVLVEYPDLEKSYGDGEFSLSVDGGVVHQNEVLGIVGPNGIGKSTFAKLLAGRLEPDSGSVDLDLDIAYKPQYVEANQHIPVETFLRDISTDVGSSYWQTEIGDPLSLGDIMDQLLVDLSGGERQRVAIAATLSRDADLYLLDEPSAHLDVEQRVLATRAIRRYAENHETTVMVIDHDIYVIDLLADRLLVFDGEPAERGHASPAMNMREGMNTFLENLSVTFRRDERMGRPRINKPGSQLDRQQRRDGEYYYTG; encoded by the coding sequence ATGGCGAGTGACAGTATCGCCACCGTCGACCTCGAGCGGTGTCAGCCCGATCGGTGTAACTACGAGTGCATCGATTACTGCCCCCCGAACCGCACCGGCAAGGACTGTATTCTGGCCCGTTCGGAGCGCTACGACGAGGACGAGCCCTTCGACGGCGAACCGGATCAGGTCTGGATCTCCGAGGAGATCTGTCTGGGCGAGACCTGTGGGATCTGCGTACAGAAGTGTCCCTTCGACGCGATCGAGATCCTCAATCTGCCACAGGAACTCGACGAGGAACCAACCCACCGCTACGGCGACAACGCCTTTGCCCTGTACGGGCTGCCGATGCCCGAAAGCGGTACAGTGACCGGGCTGCTGGGGCCGAACGGGATCGGGAAGTCCACCGCGGTCAAGGCCCTGGCCGGCGAGATCACGCCCAACCTGGGGCGGATCGGCGACCCGCCGGACTGGGAGGCCGTGATCGACGAGTACCGGGGGACGGCACTCCAGGACTACCTCGTCGCCGTCCGGGACGGCGACGTGACCGTCTCGCGCAAGCCCCAGTACATCGACCGCATCCCCGATCAGTTCTCGGGGACCGCCCGGGAGCTGCTCGCGGCGACCGACGAACGGGGCGAACTGGAATCGATCGCCGACCGGCTCTCGGTCACCCCGGTCCTCGACCAGGCGGTTGAGAGTCTCTCCGGCGGCGAACTCCAGCGCGTGGCCATCGCGGCCGCGCTGTTGCGCGATGCCGATTTCTACTTCCTCGACGAGATCACCCCGTACCTCGACATCACCCAGCGGATCGCCGTGGCTCGGCTGGTTCGGGAACTCGCCGAGGAGGAAGACCGGGCGGTCCTGGTGGTCGAACACGACCTGGCGGTCCTCGATCTCCTGGCTGACAACCTCCACGTGGCCTACGGTGAACCGTCGGTCTTCGGGGTCATTACGCCCCCCAAACCGGTTCGCAACGGCATCAACGAGTACCTCGACGGCTACCTGGAGAACGAGAACATGCGGGTCCGGCCGGAGGCCATCGAGTTCGAGTCTCACGCTCCTCGGCCGGTCTCGAACGCCGACGTGCTCGTGGAGTACCCGGACCTGGAGAAGTCCTACGGCGACGGGGAGTTCTCCCTCTCGGTCGATGGCGGGGTCGTCCACCAGAACGAGGTGCTTGGCATCGTGGGCCCGAACGGCATCGGGAAGTCGACCTTCGCGAAGCTCCTCGCGGGCCGACTCGAACCCGATTCCGGGAGCGTGGACCTGGATCTGGACATCGCCTATAAGCCCCAGTACGTCGAGGCCAACCAGCACATTCCCGTCGAGACGTTCCTCCGGGACATCTCCACGGACGTGGGCAGCTCCTACTGGCAGACCGAGATCGGCGACCCGCTCAGTCTCGGGGACATCATGGATCAGCTACTGGTCGATCTCTCCGGCGGGGAACGCCAGCGGGTCGCGATCGCGGCCACGCTCTCCCGGGACGCCGACCTCTACCTGCTCGACGAGCCGTCCGCGCACCTCGACGTCGAACAGCGAGTGCTCGCGACCAGGGCGATCCGCCGCTACGCGGAGAACCACGAGACGACGGTCATGGTCATCGACCACGACATCTACGTGATCGACCTGCTGGCGGATCGCCTGCTCGTCTTCGACGGCGAGCCCGCCGAACGGGGGCACGCCAGCCCGGCAATGAACATGCGCGAGGGGATGAACACGTTCCTCGAAAACCTCTCGGTCACCTTCCGTCGCGACGAGCGGATGGGCCGGCCACGGATCAACAAGCCGGGCAGTCAACTCGACCGGCAGCAGCGCCGGGACGGCGAGTACTACTACACCGGGTGA
- the acs gene encoding acetate--CoA ligase yields the protein MPEDESDGAIEARLAEQEYFRPPTRFVGQANETDPAVYDRFEENYPEAYAEWADLLEWDSRWDTVLDDSNPPFYEWFKGGTLNASVNAIDRHLPERKDQTALLWEGEPGDTERIAYQDLYRRVNEMAAVYQEVGVREDDIVTLHLPMVPALPISMLSAARIGAPHSAVFGGFSAQALADRIDDADSDVVVTIDGYYRRGEFLDHKAKADEALELAETDVETVLLFKREDELHPDVEITSDDPYVLVDEVLEQKQGARVDPVERDAEDPLFLMYTSGTTGQPKGTQHRTGGYLAHATATSKYVLDIEPEDTYWCSADIGWITGHSYIVYGPLSLGTTSVMYEGAPDAPDKGRIWEIAEKYDVDIFHTSPTAVRMFMEWGEEIPAQYDFDFRHMTTVGEPIQPEAWLWYYEHIGGGDAVIVDTWWQTETGGHLITNLPALKDMKPGSAGHPVPGIKPAVYDDQGHPIEKGSARAGNLVIERPWPGMLQTVYGNDERFIDEYWREFSETDSDDPADWVYKAGDGAVQADDGYFRILGRLDDVMNVAGHRLGTMELESAVAEVEAVANAAVAGREDPQKGTVPDVYVTLRDGYEESEAVRAEIVASIEDQIGKFARPANVWLVEELPQTRSGKIMRRLLEDISNDEELGNTTTLRDPSVPERIREHIDH from the coding sequence ATGCCCGAAGACGAATCCGACGGCGCAATCGAAGCCCGTCTCGCCGAACAGGAGTACTTCCGGCCGCCGACCCGCTTTGTCGGCCAGGCAAACGAGACCGATCCGGCGGTCTATGACCGCTTCGAGGAGAATTACCCCGAGGCTTACGCCGAGTGGGCCGACCTGCTGGAGTGGGATTCACGGTGGGACACGGTCCTCGATGATTCGAATCCGCCCTTCTACGAGTGGTTCAAAGGCGGGACGCTCAACGCCTCGGTCAACGCCATCGACCGACACCTCCCCGAGCGAAAGGACCAGACGGCCCTGCTCTGGGAGGGTGAGCCGGGCGACACCGAACGCATCGCCTATCAGGACCTCTATCGCCGCGTCAACGAGATGGCGGCGGTCTATCAGGAGGTCGGCGTCCGCGAGGACGACATCGTCACGCTGCACCTGCCGATGGTTCCGGCCCTGCCGATCTCGATGCTCTCGGCGGCCCGCATCGGGGCCCCACACTCGGCGGTCTTCGGCGGGTTCTCCGCCCAGGCCCTGGCGGATCGGATCGACGACGCCGACTCTGACGTGGTCGTGACGATCGACGGCTACTACCGCCGCGGGGAGTTCCTGGATCATAAGGCGAAAGCCGACGAGGCCCTCGAACTCGCGGAGACCGACGTCGAGACGGTCCTGCTCTTCAAGCGGGAGGACGAACTCCACCCCGACGTCGAGATCACGAGTGACGATCCCTACGTCCTGGTCGATGAAGTGCTGGAGCAAAAGCAGGGTGCACGCGTGGATCCGGTCGAGCGGGACGCCGAGGACCCGCTGTTCCTGATGTACACCTCGGGGACGACCGGCCAGCCCAAGGGGACCCAGCACCGGACCGGCGGCTATCTGGCTCATGCCACCGCGACCTCGAAGTACGTCCTGGACATCGAACCCGAGGACACCTACTGGTGTTCGGCCGACATCGGGTGGATCACCGGGCACTCCTACATCGTCTACGGGCCGCTCTCGCTGGGAACGACCAGCGTGATGTACGAGGGCGCGCCGGACGCCCCGGACAAGGGCCGAATCTGGGAGATCGCCGAGAAGTACGACGTGGACATCTTCCACACCTCCCCGACCGCCGTGCGGATGTTCATGGAGTGGGGCGAGGAGATCCCCGCGCAGTATGACTTTGACTTCCGGCACATGACCACGGTCGGGGAGCCGATCCAGCCCGAGGCCTGGCTCTGGTACTACGAGCACATCGGCGGCGGGGACGCGGTCATCGTGGACACCTGGTGGCAGACCGAGACCGGCGGCCACCTCATCACGAACCTGCCCGCGCTCAAGGACATGAAACCCGGCTCGGCCGGCCATCCCGTCCCGGGTATCAAGCCCGCGGTCTACGACGACCAGGGCCACCCGATCGAGAAGGGCTCGGCGCGGGCCGGCAACCTCGTCATCGAGCGGCCCTGGCCGGGCATGCTCCAGACGGTCTATGGCAACGACGAGCGGTTCATCGACGAGTACTGGCGGGAGTTCTCCGAGACGGACAGTGATGACCCCGCGGACTGGGTCTACAAGGCCGGTGACGGGGCTGTACAGGCCGACGACGGGTACTTCCGTATCCTCGGGCGGCTGGACGACGTGATGAACGTCGCCGGCCACCGACTCGGGACGATGGAGCTAGAGAGTGCGGTCGCGGAGGTCGAGGCCGTGGCCAACGCTGCGGTCGCGGGCCGTGAGGACCCACAGAAAGGCACCGTCCCGGACGTATATGTCACGCTGCGGGACGGGTACGAGGAGAGCGAGGCGGTACGTGCGGAAATCGTCGCGTCGATCGAGGATCAGATCGGGAAGTTCGCCCGCCCGGCCAACGTCTGGCTGGTCGAGGAACTCCCCCAGACCCGCTCGGGGAAGATCATGCGGCGGCTCCTGGAGGACATCTCGAACGACGAGGAACTGGGCAACACGACGACCCTGCGGGACCCGAGTGTCCCCGAACGGATCCGGGAACACATCGACCACTGA
- a CDS encoding archaemetzincin family Zn-dependent metalloprotease has translation MRVDLVPIGEVPAPVKREASAVLRSVYDASVSIATDQDLPRDAYDSGRDQYRAEAFIDLAADAAPGDRAVGLTTEDLYYRRRNYVFGLAYLDGRSCVVSTNRLGTSSDGGFSQRSPEAVFGDRVRKEVVHEVGHMLGLDHCDNNRCAMSFSPTVQEVDRKEETLCGTCQRELF, from the coding sequence ATGCGCGTCGATCTGGTCCCGATCGGGGAGGTCCCCGCGCCGGTCAAGCGAGAGGCCTCCGCGGTTCTTCGCTCAGTCTACGATGCCTCCGTGTCTATCGCGACCGACCAGGACCTCCCCCGGGACGCCTACGACAGCGGGCGCGACCAGTACCGCGCCGAGGCGTTCATCGACCTGGCGGCCGACGCCGCTCCGGGGGACCGGGCCGTCGGGCTGACGACCGAGGACCTCTATTACCGTCGGCGGAACTACGTCTTCGGCCTGGCCTATCTGGACGGTCGAAGCTGTGTGGTCTCGACGAACCGGCTCGGAACGTCCTCGGACGGCGGCTTCTCCCAGCGATCGCCGGAGGCCGTGTTCGGTGACCGGGTCCGGAAGGAGGTCGTCCACGAGGTGGGCCACATGCTCGGGCTCGATCACTGTGACAACAACCGCTGTGCGATGAGTTTCTCGCCGACGGTCCAGGAGGTCGACCGGAAAGAAGAGACCCTCTGTGGCACCTGTCAGCGCGAACTCTTCTGA